The genomic stretch TTAGTACTGCATACTTTATATTTGTCCTCTATGCCGTAACTTTGTAACTTTATGCCGTATTTCCTTCAAGAGATGTGCTACTTCTAACAAGTTATTAGAGCTCACTAGATAACtgctatatattaaaaatttttacAACTATACTAAGAGCCAACTTTGTAGTGGTCCTTTAAATACATAACCATCCTTTAAGACACCAGCTGTGGTGCCTTTTCCAATGAAATCAAAAACCAAGAAGTTTGCACACACCTTTCTGAATTTTGGTTTAACCAGGACATCAATCAAAAAgtgcttcttttgtttttagtaCTTGCCTTATGTTCATAAAGTTTCTCAGGAAttttccctgctccctgcaacTATTTCAGCCACAGCCAATTCTACCCCAATATTTAAGCAGGGAATGAAGGCACCTGAAAAAGCAAGTCAGAAAAACCTACACAATGCTTTCCAACAGTCTTCTTGTTTTTCCTACCAAAATGAGGTGCTACAGACTGACAGGAATACTTCTTATAAAGTGAGGTAAACATCTTGTATTACACTGTAGTTTCACAGGCAGTTTGGGCTTGTGTAACTTAGCACTGCCACCAGAAAAGGTAATCCTGTCTCCCTGTAAACTGCTCATTCCCAAACCGGCTATCTCCCCTTTGTTATGCCAGCAAGTGTCCATGgtgtgagaaaaataaatacacttggatcagttttcctttttctaaatgGTTAGTTTTAATCTGAATCCATTTTACAGTCTGATATACTGCCCAATCACGCACATACTCACACCAGCACAGGGGAGGAAGTGGGCAAGACTGTCCAAGGGCAGACTCCCAAATCTTCTGACAGTCGAAACAGCTCAGACCACTTGTGAAAATACAATGCTAGTGCAAGACAGTTTAAATTGCTTTATACCTTTCACCTGCtctgaaatcttaaaatatttagtacTATGAGCTTAAGTGAAAATCTCCAACCTGCCAATGATTATTTACCTTACATCATTAAGATCACACTTATTTCCTGCAATAGCTACAACAATATTTGGAGGTCCATGCTGTCGAAGCTCTTTAACCCAGTTCTTTAATGTTGAGAAAGTTTCctgaaggtgaagaaaaaaaaaaaaaaaagaaaaagaaaaaacacagaaggaattAAGAGTCAGAACTGGCCTGtgacaaaaaaaacaccctagaAACTGTAATTCTGGGTCAAGATCAAATTTCTTACCTCTTTTGTGATGTCATACACTATAATGGCTGCCGCTGACCCTCTGTAATACATGGGGGCTAAAGCACGAAACTGAAAGACAGACACCATACATAATGAATCTGATCCTCCACTGAGCTCCATAATTTCCGTATTATTATTATCAAATAAAGTGAAAACTAGCTTTAAAATTCACATTACCAGAaaactttgttcttttcagttACAGACAGGCTTGTGCAGTAGAGTACATAAACATCCATGAAAGTACTGTTTTACAAAGGCCAATCAATAAATAGTTTAGGGATCAGCAACATACCTGCTGCAAAAAGCAAGAAGCCAAACTTGACCCCATTTTGACTAGATTAAAATCTCTGATTTAAAAGACTGTAGATCATACATAGACACAAACCCACAGGATATATGCTAAAGTTTAAACACCAAAACTAGTTGCAACCCGAACTCACTTCTTCCTCTAAGACACTCAAGcttttggacaaaaaaaatacttccaagaAAACTAGCATATACTACTGCTGATCTGAAACGTTCAGAAGCTGGTGTCAGTCAACCTCTAGCCCCATGGATCCATCATGGCACTCTTAAAAGCTAGAAATGTTGGTTTCTTCATAATCTAACAGTTTTAGGGATATCTCTTACATTTTTTGCCTCAGAAGTTAGAAGCATGTTTAAAACTAAAAACTGCAAAAGCCCTCAACTACACGACCTGTTGCAAACAGAGCTTTAAGGAACACGTTAGATAGTAAAAGGCTACAGTAATTTTATTCTAATCTTCAGAATTAAATCGACAGCAGGCATATTTGGTTGATAGTGGGTTAATAACCCAGAGTATAAACCAGACCTGTACCTTTGCATGGGCAGAGTGTTATGAATCCAGGACTGAAAAAAGTGACAGTACACAATTAAGTTGCATCAAAAATATCAGTCAGTCAGTCAAGCATTCTTAAAAAGCGAGACATtctgttgatttaaaaacaacGAGACAACTAATCTAGGAACCAAAACTCTCAGTCAAAGCGCAGAGTAAACTGTATGTACTGCTTCAATGTCAGCATATGTGATTTAAAGCTTTTGTGCATCTTATTAGTCAGCATGAAAATCATGACTAGAATAAAGTTTTTCTCAAAGGCTTATTTGGTTCTAATAAAACACCAACTTCCTTTTGCTTAGTACAGTTCAACTGTGAGCAATattataaaatcataaaaatctTGCTATAAAGCAGAATTCCAGACCATCTACATTTGGCTctcaaattctgttttgaaaacaggattttgaaCACAAAGgtcagaatataaaaatatttaatagtgGGAAAGGGAAACATGGGCAGGCATTCAGTTCATGATGGGACATAatccctctcttcctcctaAGTACTAAAATGTAAAGGGAAACATATTTGGTAAACCACCACTTGGACTGGTTGCAACCTGGCTTTTTGATTATTTGACTATTTACATTGGGAATAAACCAACTTTCACTTGCTGATTTTGTATTACTCTCATTTCCTGCCTGCTAACACTTAGATACTTTTTTCCACCTAAGAGCAGTCAGCagataaaatacagtaacaaaGCAGATGTTAccagaaacactgaattttccttttgctattttttcaaAGACTTCAGCTTGCCCTCCAGCCTCCAATTTGTGTTTTGGCAGAATTAAGATGACATAATGTAATTATCCAGAAAAACTCAAAATTGTTAAGAAGGCAAAATCCCAATTGCTATAAGTAATCTCCTATCAACTTTACTCAGTGTAGAAGAAAGAGGGTTGTGTGatgtggggggtgtgtgtaggGAAATGAGCTGTTGTGAAATGAATTAGTGCAGGGTTCCACTTTCAGAACAAAACTAGCCAGCCACTCCCCGAAGCCATTTAGATCAAGTGGATTGCCCAGTGTAGTGCAGAACTGCTGGGCTTTGGAGGTGGAAAATAGCAAATGCTCCTCAAGAAGCCAGGACTATGAATTCTGTGCATTACACTTCATAGCTCAGCAGAGACATTTTAGTTCCAAGAATGGTGTGGATGTTTTTGGTATTTGAAACGTGGACATTGTTTGGTGTTCACCCACCATGGAGGGGATCCCTTTCATAACTCATTGTCAGATGAGTTGCATGACCAAAAAATTGTGCCAGATTTCAGGGCAAGGCAGGTAGGTATGCAGACCATTTATGACTAGCAGTAAGTGACAGTGGTGTTctgctttggaggaaaaaaaagaaatctatgaAGATACTGGCATCATTTCAAAGTAAATAGCCTTGTTTCCATTTCACTGGTTTCCTTGGATATGTTGGAGCCTCACAGTGACTTCCCTCAGGTGTGGAACATAAGCTTCACAGATATCACAGCTCCTGGATCAGAGCCCAGGtaagacatttttcctttttcaatttCAATAAAGATACCACGTAActttatggaagaaaattaaagaggTATTCCTCAAAATCCAAAAACAGGACGACAAGGAACATGCTAGTCGTGCACAGAGATGCTTCCTCAGATTGTATAGTGTTCTGAATCCAAATTACAGTGTTCTGCCATTGCttgcaaacacagctgaagtGAAGAGCACGGAACGCTAACATGTAATGGACATTTCCTGCCAAATTGCAGCATGTATGTTTATAAAGCTTTCCATTTAAGAGTACCAATCTCTTAAAATTCATACTCTACCTCTTAGAAGACTCATATTCCAGCATTAACTTTTCAGAATAGACTAGGATGTTCACTTAAGACACTATTTACAGCAAATGCTGACTGACTGCTAGTAATGGAAGGACTCTGATATTTCCGATAACATGGATTCTATTTGACATATCACTGGGACACATCCCTGACAATGTAAGATTGCTTTATATGTTGCTgctggaaggaaataaattgtcACTCAAAATCTAGAACACTGAAATGCAATACAAATACTCAAGTTACCTTCTAGCCATCAAGGCTGTTCTCAAGCTGAAAAGCTAGCAAGTCAGTTCCACCAGGAGTCCAAAAGGTCAAGTGACCCTCAACAGGGATGACTGAGCCTTTTCAAAGGTTTGGGAATtttttgtttagtatttttttttgttttgttctttggttttgttgattggtgggttttttgggggggggttgggggattgtttttttttgcttgggcTCTTTGTTTCTCGAGCCAATCCTGACAAATAGTACAGTTGCCTTAGCCAGTCATTATCCTGAAGTAATAAACCAACCTGATCAATCTGACCCTTACTGGGGACAGCTCTGGTGTCTACCTTTGTTACAGTTAACTCACATCCTAAATAAACTCATCATGAATAACTGACAGCTACCAGTAGTTAACAGTCAAGAAACTGCAAGAATAAGCACTGTTAATACAGCTGCTGTAATTTCTACAACTGTTACTAGCAATCCATAAACAAGCAAGTTAACTAgcaaagctttccttttaaattttaagtaaaaatcaTGCAAATTGTGATTTCATTTTACTCATCATTATCTTGAAAGCTTTTGTTACCTCCCCTCAGAGCCATGCATGCTGCAGAGAACAAAACCCCAGACTACCAAATTAAAATTTAGATTTCAAAGATTTCTTGACATGGCTAACACTATCAGATTTGAGAAGTAAaactttacaaaataattaaagatcAGTTAACACCGATAACACTGcttgaaatgctgcttttgaaagccTAAACCCACATCCTACTCACATTAATAATCGTAACACTGAAGCTAACAGAATGTATTAGCCGTTGTCTATTTTTCCATAATCAGGGCCTTACTTGTACTATGAAATACGATTATTCATTTAACTTTGATTCTCACATTGCCAGTTGCACTGGCTGCAAACACTGCAGTTGAACATTTAAAACTCAAGTAGAAATAGTACTAGAGACAGCTGGGGGCTTCCCCCTCCCCgaccttgttttcttttgaaatggcACTCCCTTTCAACGCATCTAAACCCAGTCTTTTGTTTTATAAGCTCCTCTTCTTGGGTAATCATCCTTAACTTCGTACTTTAACTATgataataaaaacatatttacagCACCCATATCTTGATAGAAACCTGCATAGAAACAAACATTCTAATACATGTTTGTAAAACCAGATCACACTGTGACTTTCAAGGGCAAGGTTGAAAAGCAGCACGAACTCTAGCCAAAACTATCACCACAGATATTGATTCTACTTACCCGCTCCTGTCCAGCTGTATCCCAAATTAGGAATTTATGCAGCTCATTTTGATACTGTACAGTCTTGGTCATAAATGAAGCTCTGGAAAAACATTACAGCTTATGCTTTTCAGAATATACATTCTTAGAACATTACTACTAAGAACTTTTAAAATGGTTTACATTCCAATAAAAGtgttttacacacacacagagaaataatgaagattttCATGCATAAAGGCTGAAATTAACAAGGTAAAAGATCTCAGAGGATGAAATTTCCTTTTAGAGGATGAAATTCAACTATCAAAACAGAAGTAACACTAATGCAAATTATAAGCTTTTATTGTTGATAAGCTTTTAATAAAAGGATGTATGACCAAAAATAATCAGGAATGTCAGCCTTTTTAACAACATTCTTCCTAAATGGGGGAATCATCACACCAAATCATTCAAGTGTATATTGGAAACTTCCGGAAGGGAGGAGATCAAATCCTCTCCTTTTGTATCAGCTTTTTCTATCCCTGTACTAACATTCAGATAAAAGCTGTAAAGCCCATACTTGGGAATAAAATATGGGAGATTGTTATCACTATTGGTAGGTATTAAGAGGACACAGAAATCAATGagtaactttttgtttgttgtctGTACAGCTCCCAAATCCTACCTGTCATTACACAATTCAGTCTGCAGACGTTCTTGCACTTCTAAAAGATAAACTTTcttcctgtgctccagctgcctcccctgcccccaacTTTAGATGTTTCACACtaaaatattgcaaaacattacaaaaatacttttgtgctttattttatcttatttcatGAATCAGTGTACTTCCCACAAGGAACAGGAATCCAGAGACCTAATCTGCAAGAGGGAGTTTTTTGCTGTATCTATTATGTGTAGGCACATTTTTTTACTAGAAAAGCCCCACAGTGAATTCAAATCCTTGTAGAAGAGGAACTATAGGTGCCATCATTATTTTAAGCATATGACATTGTATGTTATGATCTTGAATATCTTTCGTATGCTTAGTCCCTGTCAGTTGAAAATACTACAGACTTCCAAACTTGTTCTACTGTCAGTTTTGGACAGGATTCAGGATAGGATCCTAGAGGTGGCCTGTATTGAAGCTTCTTACAGTACACTAAAGCTTGCTGTAGATTCAGAATCAGAAAGCAAGAGTCTTTCAGCATGATCAACAACATTAAATACCTGAGTCCAAGATTCAACTTCAGTTCATCTTGGATCTTAAGTACCACCAAGGCATAGATTTTCACAATGCCCATGACACTTCTGTAGTTAATATAACTGGAGTCTTTGGACACGTTTCAACATTATAGGAGGACAAAAACCAGCTatctacattttaaagaaggaaagggagcaaTCACACAATGCTTTGAACTGTTAGGAGGTAACCTTCTCCCCATTCTTTAAGCTCAGACGATTTGCCAAATAGTATGCCCATCTCCAAAGCTGATTACTTTTAAGAAGCCAAACATAAGGTTGCAACATCCCTAAAAAGAAAGAGTCCAACTGCAATGCATTTCAACACAGTTAACTAGATGATGTATTTTAGCAAtgagtaacagaaaataaactgataGGAGTTTCTGTTGTAAAGCACAACAAAGACTTCCACTTCCTTAACACTGCTGCAAATTAAGCATCAATTCTGAATTCTCTGGCTGATATGGAAACAATTTCCTAAATCACAGATTCCCGCTGAAAATTATCTTACTTGGTTCTATAAACCAAGACATTCCTGTAAGTCAACTTGAACTGAACAGCTGTGTTGTTCTATTTCACATCACAACTAAACATCCCAGATGGTAGCTGACAACGGAGGTTAAATGCTTCTACTTTCAAAGAATTTGAAGAAGCtttcattgtgaaaaatgtccattacataaaaaaaaccacaaaaaaacccaacccaaaactCACCAAAGAGCTCAAAGACAAACGTTGGGTCAACGAAAGTCTCCAAACTAGAGCTATGTTCGACATCTTCTAGTAAGAAAACAGGCATTATCCCTACTAAATTTTCTagctgcttttcccagccaAGTAAGCAATAGAACTGTATGAACAAGATGCACCTGAAAATAGTTTTATACTCATTCATAACTCCTTTTTGATACTGTGATGAAAGACTAGATATTCTACAGTACCTAGAGATACGTGCTGGTCAGGCAAAGCAGAATGTGTCCTCAGCATCCTGAGGACAGAAGTTCCAAGACAGGGTTTCTACATCTGCCCATATTTGAACCTGAATGATGAACATTCATGACAACAAAGTATGATAGCTCAGATTGCTAAAAGGAATGGGAACAGGACAGGAAACAAAATTGTATCTCATTAACTCAAACCCAGGAGTAAACGTATGAACATTCTCATCTTTAGTTTTGTAAGATGCTCAAAACTCCTCTCTAATCCTTGCTTTGTTCTTCCCACCTCCTAGTCTcaattaggaaataaaaacaagatgtagaaaaagtttcaaaatgaGTTTGTTTAAAATTGTGGGACTGTATCTTACTGGAGATTCATACAATCCCTGCATTTGGGAAGTTTTGATTCATTTAAACTACTATAGCAAACTACCAAGATACCAGGTCCTCAGACTAATGAATGATTTTgttaaagactgaaaaaatagatttttttaggCTGTCACTTCAAGAAAGTATACTCGTATACCAGTAAAGTGTCCCAGTACTGTCATTAGGCCcatgaaacaaattttattctACACATTAGCCTCACTACCAGAATGGCTAGCATCTCCTAACAGCACCTGACTATATAGTATCTGTGACAGACATTCCTCTGGGAAGACATGCATGTGATCTCTTTGGGTTTCTGCCTTCAGATAGATGCTATGTTGGAGGGaggagtaaaaagaaaaaaaagaaatcaacccACACACTGCACAGTCAGAAGACTACCAGATAAGAGAAACTAACTTTTGGAAGGAAGACAAGATTTGATGAAGTTCTTTCCAAAGGCTACTTTTGTTTACAGGgaaatttaaacaaaagccTACTTCTGACAGCATATCTTATACTTCAGTACCAGTATgtactctgaaaaaaagaaggggggaagagACATATCATGGAAACCACATTTTTTAGGACAGGATGAGTCACAGCTGATCTTTATCAGCAGGATCTCTTTTGGTCAAAGCTGTAGTAGAACCCGGTATGACACCTGAGACAGGAAGTTGCACTGACACCCCCACTCACACTTCTCAGCACCAAGTGAAGTCATGTCCTGTAAGTAAAGAATTGTTTCTGAGCAAAGCAACCCATAAGacacttgcaaaacaaaaaagacagaaaaagaaataaaaagatccAACCACTCCAAGAATTCCTGATGCTTGCCCTTTTATCCATTTGAAGATTTGAGCTTGGTAACATTGCTACTCTGAGGCTCAATTTTCCAATATCCTTACCTGTGAGACCAATTGCATTAACAATTTCATCAGCTACTTGTGTGTGTATTGCATATAGATGTATAACGTTAGAACTAATTAATGAAGGGAGCTACAAGCTGAATTAGTATGTTAACTACACTCAAAAATCTAGGAGACTTGTTATTGTACTTgactcttaaaagaaaaatcatgtaGTTGCATAACAACTTGGAAATTTAAGAGTAgtgcatgagaaaaaaatgttgttatttTAACAGAAGCATCTACAGTGCAATTTATTAATAACCCAAGACTCCTACCAGGATGTTGTTAGCTTAGATTAACAATATACAAAATAGGACCAGAtcttacacaaaaaaaatgcaaactacaGGAGTGCACTCCTATATTCCCTAAAGTAACTCACAAGCTAATTAAGGCTGCAGTTGTGTTTATTACCAAATTTAGCTGCCGCACATGGAGAAACCTCAAGTGATCTATTCAGGAGGTACAAATATATATTCAtgtaatttggttttattcttgaATAAGTCACCTTTACTTTAGTTTCTTACCCTATTGTTGGGTTGATATTGGGATCAAAGCTATCTTCTACAAATCTCCACACGATGCTTGATTTGCCTACACCAGTGTCctgaaagaagaacagaaagagttGAGAGACACATTAGTTACTATAAACAGATGATTCTTTTGTCCTCAAATTTTGCAATACACTGTGCATGAATAACATGTTCCTCAGagatttttacagaaattagatactgaaataaatacttcaggtattatattaatttaataaaaaaataaaaggtttccgataacaattttgtttaaaaaacctgtaGCTTAAGATGTTTATATGAATGACTATAAAAATCTGCATTCATGCTTATTATTAATtatacaaacattttctttttttccaaaaccatgCAGAAATTGCATTTGTACAGGAGCAAGGAAAGACCATCTACCACTTTTAGTAAAATATACAGCAACTGAGTATGGTACTCCATCTTTGCAAGACGATTAAGCACATTAAATTATACAAGCGTGACACATGCATTTCAACCTCTGACTAATGCTGTCCCACCCTGCTTAATGAAAGACTTGAAATTTCTTGTGACACACCTGAAACATGTTTCTAATGCAACTCTACAGAGCTACAAATggtaaaaaaggaaatgtaacaCAAAAATTATGTCATATTTGTATTCGCACCAACtccatagtttaaaaaaaaaataaaatatagaacGCATATTTAGGAGTGAAATAACTCAATAAGCTATTAGCAGTTCTGTTTTCCACAGCAGCTGGCCATTTTAAATGGTTATTTAATTAAGACAGGTGAAGAcaaattttttgctttacagtCCTTAAAATTTTAAGGGCAAAAACACAACCTGAGGAACTGCTTcattgaaaatgaagttttatgcCATTCATACATCTTCTTGAACCTTCTGAACATTGTAGTAAATCTGGGTACAGAACATATGCTTGTGTTTATCTTTTCAAGCTGTCTTCCTCTCACAGAAAAGTGTATTATTATCtcagttctgtatttcacaACATTTGCAGTCTCAATAAGCAGAGCAAGTCTTTTTAAGAGAAACACCGATGCAGTTCCTGGTTCTGGGAGTTCAAGGACCAGTTTTCCTGGATGCTTACTCTCCTTATGTGACAGAAATACCTTCATCACACAAAGAGCATAGAAACACGTAATTATTCCCTCTGAAGGGCAATGTGGGCACTTAGAAGCAGAACACAATTCTGCCAGTTGTACTCTGTACAACACAGGATTTAGAAAATTGTTGTAATATCTAAATTGTTGTAGTCGTAGTAACAGGAGTTGTCTCCACCTGTTCAACCCAAGGTTATCCAGTGAGGCCCTCCGACCAAACCGTGCCAAGACACAGCTTTACaagccttcatttttttaaatttcgACATCAGGTTGCTTGGTATCTTCTCCTTCCACCACCTGTGACATTTAGGGCACTTTCAAATCCCACATATgttgcatcaaaaaaaaaaaagttcaggcccctccctctctcccacGAGTTTGATTCCaggtgcttttatttatttatttattttgtgaactCCAAGCCCCAACCAGCTTGCAAGGAAGAGGGATGCATACGTTGGACGTTCAtgcttcctctcctttctttttttaaaggaaaacatgggagaagaaggagggcTAATTTCCCTCAGCGAACGCCTCCCCGCCGCGGAGGGGAAGGCCCCTCAGGCCGCCCGCTCTCCTCAGGAGGACGCGGCCAGGCAGCCGGGCGCGCTAGCAGCTCTCGCGGGGCGAGGCCCACCCTTCTCCGGGGAGAAGACCCCCGAGTTTGCAGCCCCTCTGGGGCTCACGCCGAAGCTCTCCGCCACCAGCGAAAGCTTTTCAAGCCAGCCCCTCAGTGgtctccctcccttcctcccgccgcccccagcccgcGCTGGGGCCCCGTGGAGAGCCGGCCGCAGAGAACTTACCCCCAGAAGGCAAACTTTCAGCTCCCTCAGAGCCATGGCCGGGCAGACTGCGGCTTTAACGAGCGCCTGAGACGCAGCCCAGTACGATCATAGCCCTTCCCGAGGCACGCGTTCACCCGAGGCCTGCGGGGAcagccccccgcctcccctACGCCGTGGTTACCAGTAAACCTTCCTCCTCAGGCTCCGCGGACGCGACGCCATCTTGGTCGGCCCGCCAGATCACCTGACTGcaccccccgcccgccgccgcggttttcttccctctcagGAGGCGACGGCGTCTGCTAAGGGGCGACTCGCCCCCCGGCAGCGGCTGTTTATTACACCGGCCGTGTTTCGGCGGCGCGGGGGCCGACCCGGGGGCAGGAAGTACCCCCGGCTCCTCCCTTTGCCCTCCcgctcccctcctcctcctcgcccaTGTCCATTCCAAGATGGCCGGTAAGTGGGGCTGGCGGTCAGGCGGGCGGGGAGCGCCGGGGCGCCTCACCTGGGGGCTGCCGCTGTCCTCGCCGCAGCCCTCCGAAACCAACCCCCCGGtatctctcttctgtttttgtttgtagGGATCCCTTTGTATTTTGTGGATTTGCAGGATGACTTAGATGATTGTGAGtaactgtttttttatttttctgctccctGGTTAGGCCCTCCCCCGCTCTCCCACCCTGGGTCCTTCTGCGTCCTGTTTCTCTCTCCGTCTGTTTATCCAGGTTAGGCTGAGGGGAGGATTTTGAGGCAGTTTGTGCTGGTAGGTGAAGGCTCGCAGGGCGTTAGGGCTCATGAGTTAACGAGCTGTTTGTGTGCCCGCAGGAGCGGGGCGCTGGCAGAGGGAGCGGGCTCGGTCCCTCCCTCAGCTCGGGCCCTGGCCGGCGGGCCCAGCCGCCGGGGGACGGGCGGCTGCTCCGAGCAGGGTTTGGCGGGGCGGCTGGGCCTGGGGTGGCGGCTGGGACCGGCCGGCCGAGAGACCCTCCTCGCTGTTTCAGATGGGCGCTGGACGAGTGTAAACAGCACCTCCAACAATGGCCCGCGATGAGCCTCTGGGAAAGGAAAGCGGGTCTGGCCGGCGGTGCTTTGAGGGGGTTAGTTCCACGGTTGTTGTCGGTGGAAATGACCCTGGGGTAGCCGAGGGATTTCCTCGCTGCAGTAGCTCGGGCGAGCGAGGCTGCCGAGTGCTGCGGAGGCTGCTGGGGCCGCCGCGCGTTTTGCTGCTCCCGCATCCCTGCGGCACAGGCGCTCAgcggggggcggctgcggcgggggtAGAAGGAGAAGCGCCGTCGGGTGCCCTCCGGCTGGCTAACGCGGGGGGTGCGGGCCAGGTACCCGGTGCCCTCCGGCTGGCTAACGCGGGGGGTGCGGGCCAGGTACCCGGTGCCCTCCGGCTGGCTAACGCGGGGGGTGCGGGCCAGGTACCCGGTGCCCTCCGGCTGGTTAACGCGGGGGGTGCGGGCCAGGTACCCGGTGCCCTCCGGCTGGTTAACGCGGGGGGTGCGGGCCAGGTACCCGGTGCCCTCCGGCTGGTTAACGCAGGGGGTGCGGGCCAGGTACCCGGTGCCCTCCGGCTGGCTAACGCGGGGGGTGCGGGCCAGGTACCTGGTCCTAGACCAGGCAACAGCTCCACCTCCAGCCGGTGTAGTCCAGAGTTGTGTTAGAGTTGAGCTGAACAGTTATTAGCGTGGTAAGAAGCTGTTACTTGAGGAGATAAATGTTTTTGACTAATGGTTTCATGAACTTgtgctgctttaaaaagcagctgtgtaCGTGGGGTGGTTTCATTGGCACTTTGGGTACTGGATTgacttttctgttaaaaaaatacatggaaacaACTTGAGTTTTTTTCTTGACAGAGTCTCTTACTTGCTTACCACAGTACCGTTATTCTTTAATAGTACTTGAAAGCACGTAACAGATGGATTTGTTCGTTCCCCCCAGTCTGGCATGAATAAGctaatttaggaagaaaatggtCTTCAGGAACACCGGGGAAATGTTAGAAAAACAGATCTAAAGTATTTACTTGGAAAGATGCGCACAGATTTTACCTCTGTTGGGCAGGAGGTCATTCTGCAGGATTTTGTTAGTTGCTCTAAGGTGTTGTTGCTCTCAGTCTTTGagatttctgcatttccctAGTAGTTAGGCAGAAGAAAAGGTGCAGTGTTTGTATTTTGATGaagttttagaaagaaaagcttaGGGTCTTTTGTGATGTGAGTGATGTATAAATGAGATTAATTGTGTATGTAAGAGTTC from Falco rusticolus isolate bFalRus1 chromosome 10, bFalRus1.pri, whole genome shotgun sequence encodes the following:
- the RAB22A gene encoding ras-related protein Rab-22A codes for the protein MALRELKVCLLGDTGVGKSSIVWRFVEDSFDPNINPTIGASFMTKTVQYQNELHKFLIWDTAGQERFRALAPMYYRGSAAAIIVYDITKEETFSTLKNWVKELRQHGPPNIVVAIAGNKCDLNDVREVMEKDAKDYADSIHAIFVETSAKNAININELFIEISRRIPSTDTNPLSSGKGFKLRRQPSVTKRSCC